One region of Bacteroidota bacterium genomic DNA includes:
- a CDS encoding phosphoglucomutase/phosphomannomutase family protein — MDKIKFGTDGWRAIIAHDFTVENVARVSEATAKWLLKLKKNPTVMVGHDCRFGGELFAETVTKVMAAHGIKTFLAKGFVSTPMISLGTLVYKCDLGIIITASHNPPSYNGFKLKGSYGGPLTPNLVQEIEDMIPETSSTDLSLSIGDVDKKGLIQWVALEDDYIRHVEKNFDLNAIRNSGMKLAYDAMYGAGQNVIRRLFPDITLMHCENNPGFHGQAPEPIDKNLSEFRELIKERKNIDSGLVTDGDADRIGMYDGNGNFIDSHHIILLLIHYLYKYKGVRGKVCTAFSTTPKVEKLCKHYGLELETVKIGFKYICQIMITEDVLLGGEESGGIAIKGHIPERDGIWMGLVIWEFMAKSGKKMPELIQEVYDIVGAFSFERNDLHLKEEVKKKIVENTAKGAYKSFGKYVIKRTEDLDGYKYFFDDENKEWLLIRASGTEPVLRTYAESTTREKAFEILKAAEATLVNG, encoded by the coding sequence ATGGATAAGATAAAATTTGGAACTGACGGTTGGCGCGCTATTATCGCACATGATTTTACAGTTGAAAATGTCGCCAGGGTATCTGAAGCGACCGCGAAATGGTTATTAAAGCTGAAGAAAAATCCAACGGTAATGGTTGGACACGATTGCCGTTTTGGAGGAGAACTATTTGCGGAAACAGTAACAAAAGTAATGGCCGCTCACGGAATAAAAACATTTCTTGCAAAGGGTTTTGTTTCCACGCCCATGATTTCCCTTGGAACTCTTGTATATAAATGTGATTTGGGAATTATAATCACTGCCTCACATAATCCGCCTTCATATAATGGCTTTAAGTTGAAAGGTTCTTATGGTGGCCCTCTTACACCAAATCTTGTTCAGGAAATAGAAGATATGATTCCGGAAACTTCAAGTACGGACCTTTCATTAAGCATTGGCGATGTGGATAAAAAAGGGCTGATTCAATGGGTCGCACTCGAAGATGACTACATCCGACATGTTGAAAAGAATTTTGACCTGAATGCTATCCGGAATTCAGGTATGAAGCTAGCTTATGACGCGATGTATGGAGCCGGACAAAATGTTATTCGCAGATTATTTCCGGATATCACGCTGATGCATTGTGAAAACAATCCTGGTTTTCATGGACAGGCACCTGAACCGATTGACAAGAATTTATCTGAGTTCAGAGAGCTTATTAAGGAACGTAAAAATATCGACAGCGGTTTGGTTACTGATGGAGATGCAGACAGGATCGGTATGTATGACGGAAATGGAAACTTTATCGATTCACATCATATCATACTTTTACTGATTCATTATTTGTACAAGTACAAAGGGGTGAGAGGAAAAGTTTGTACCGCATTCAGTACGACTCCGAAGGTTGAAAAACTTTGCAAGCATTATGGACTTGAACTTGAAACCGTAAAAATTGGTTTTAAATATATCTGTCAGATCATGATTACTGAGGATGTACTCCTCGGAGGAGAAGAGAGTGGCGGTATTGCGATTAAAGGTCATATTCCGGAAAGAGATGGAATCTGGATGGGCCTGGTGATTTGGGAATTTATGGCCAAGAGTGGAAAGAAAATGCCTGAACTGATCCAGGAAGTATACGATATTGTTGGAGCTTTTTCTTTTGAGCGCAATGATCTTCATCTGAAGGAAGAGGTAAAAAAGAAAATTGTTGAAAATACTGCAAAGGGTGCATACAAATCATTTGGAAAATATGTGATTAAAAGAACTGAGGATCTTGACGGTTACAAATATTTCTTTGACGATGAGAATAAGGAATGGCTCCTGATAAGAGCTTCAGGAACAGAACCTGTCCTGAGAACATACGCTGAATCGACAACCCGCGAAAAGGCCTTTGAAATTTTAAAAGCCGCAGAAGCGACTCTGGTAAATGGATAA